Within the Pseudomonas mendocina genome, the region TCGGTCTCAAGCGTGGCGGCTTGCTGCTCGCGCTGCTGATCCTGCCGCTGTACATCCCGGTGCTGATTCTCGGCAGCGGGGCGTTGCAGGCGGCCCTGCAAGGATTGCCGGCTACTGGTCACCTGTTGTGGCTGGCGAGCCTCACCGCCCTGGCGGTGACCCTGACACCTTTTGCGATTGCCGCTGGCCTGACCATCAGTGTCGGCGAATAAGAACGAACCGTGATACCTGACCGACAGCAGTCGAGCCAGGCCTGAATGATGAGTCGAGCATGAACTGGACGTGGTTTCACAAATGGGGTTCGCCCAAGTGGTTCTATGAGATGAGTGGCCGCTGGCTGCCCTGGCTCAGCATCGCTGCCGTGTTGCTGACCGTCGCTGGCCTGGTCTGGGGCCTGGCCTTCGCGCCGCCGGACTACCAGCAGGGCAACAGCTTTCGCATCATCTACATTCATGTTCCTGCCGCTTTCCTGGCTCAATCCATCTACGTGACGCTGGCCGTCGCCGGCCTGGTCGGCCTGGTGTGGAAAATGAAGCTGGCCGACGTCGCCTTGCAGCAGGCAGCGCCCATCGGTGCCTGGATGACGGCCATCGCGCTGCTTACCGGAGCCATCTGGGGCAAGCCGACCTGGGGCACCTACTGGGTCTGGGACGCACGCCTGACTTCGATGCTGATCCTGCTGTTTCTCTACTTCGGCGTCATCGCCCTGGGCAATGCCATCAGCAATCGCGACAGCGCCGCAAAGGCCTGCGCCGTGTTGGCCATCGTCGGTGTGATCAACATCCCGATCATCAAGTACTCGGTGGAGTGGTGGAACTCGCTGCACCAGACTGCCACCTTCAAGGTCACCGAAAAACCCGCGATGCCGGTGGAAATGTGGCTGCCGCTGCTGCTGGCGGTGCTGGGTTTCTACTGCTTCTTCGGCGCCGTGCTGCTCTATCGCATGCGCCTGGAAGTACTCAAGCGCGAAGCGCGCAGCAGCTGGGTGAAGACCGAAGTGCAGAACCTGGTGGAGGGCAAGGCATGAGCTTCTCGTCCTTTTCCGAATTCCTCGCCATGGGCACCCATGGCGCCTATGTCTGGAGCGCTTACGGTATCAGCCTGGCGATCCTGGCGTTGAATGTGGTGCTGCCGATTCTGGCTCGCCGCCGTTACCTGCAAGACGAGGCGCGTCGTTTGCGCCGGGAGAAGTCGAAGTGAATCCGGTTCGCAAGAAACGCCTGTATATCGTTCTGGCCATCCTCTGTGGTGTCAGCATCGCTGTTGCGCTGGCGCTGACCGCGCTGCAGGAGAACATCAACCTGTTC harbors:
- a CDS encoding heme ABC transporter permease, yielding MNWTWFHKWGSPKWFYEMSGRWLPWLSIAAVLLTVAGLVWGLAFAPPDYQQGNSFRIIYIHVPAAFLAQSIYVTLAVAGLVGLVWKMKLADVALQQAAPIGAWMTAIALLTGAIWGKPTWGTYWVWDARLTSMLILLFLYFGVIALGNAISNRDSAAKACAVLAIVGVINIPIIKYSVEWWNSLHQTATFKVTEKPAMPVEMWLPLLLAVLGFYCFFGAVLLYRMRLEVLKREARSSWVKTEVQNLVEGKA
- the ccmD gene encoding heme exporter protein CcmD; amino-acid sequence: MSFSSFSEFLAMGTHGAYVWSAYGISLAILALNVVLPILARRRYLQDEARRLRREKSK